The proteins below are encoded in one region of Phyllopteryx taeniolatus isolate TA_2022b chromosome 11, UOR_Ptae_1.2, whole genome shotgun sequence:
- the cep68 gene encoding centrosomal protein of 68 kDa isoform X3: MDSKWDSIEFQGDTLQQQDMNLKDSGIELDNLCPTSLSGSDLNLSNTIKTKAWDRMDQKIDSTGLNSSTFGSTTVSNGLFLDCVDFMDKDVVNCLQGKSQRNHQYAQPSSIAFIHATSVLPQSQSAGRDFDKEFWSLPDHLERNVLLLTGQVKDVTTRLNRPVTAICDGMDCTSIFSTISQPGKELAKEADAKQHESKRDDGSVTIKKNKTAAESEADHGNSEAVRTSPSSWKKSVGAGLTQESFKEVETLVEQLCGLYLRDPQKVILEDQDQNCSLMQHTHMFCSLLEQYILWLYKVSDKLEMLARPTVYNDNTKRSLAEYQRFQREVSSHEHLTAHVLQTGELLLSCMDSTSPLLRNMLLLIERQSRAIENHTEHFVSSILSAMDVDNQTQPNQHSHPVQRDKLENPGVTE, encoded by the exons ATGGACAGTAAGTGGGACAGCATTGAGTTCCAGGGTGACACCCTTCAACAACAAGACATGAACTTAAAGGATTCTGGTATTGAACTGGATAATCTTTGTCCCACCAGCCTGTCTGGGTCAGACTTAAACCTGAGCAATACCATAAAGACAAAAGCGTGGGACAGAATGGATCAGAAAATCGATTCTACAGGTCTAAACTCTTCTACGTTTGGCTCCACAACAGTCTCTAATGggttgtttttggactgtgtgGACTTTATGGACAAAGATGTTGTGAACTGTCTCCAGGGTAAAAGTCAGCGCAATCATCAGTATGCACAACCCTCCTCCATCGCTTTTATTCACGCAACAAGTGTTCTTCCTCAGTCTCAATCTGCAGGCAGGGACTTTGACAAGGAGTTTTGGTCTCTGCCCGATCACCTGGAGAGGAATGTGCTACTCCTCACTGGACAG GTAAAGGACGTGACAACCAGGCTTAACCGCCCGGTCACAgccatttgtgatggtatggactGCACCTCTATATTCTCTACTATATCACAGCCGGGGAAAGAACTGGCTAAAGAGGCTGATGCCAAACAGCACGAGAGCAAAAGAGATGATGGAAGCGTGAccataaagaaaaataagactGCAGCTGAATCAG AAGCTGATCACGGTAACTCTGAGGCAGTGAGGACAAGTCCCAGTTCGTGGAAAAAGTCTGTAGGTGCAGGACTAACTCAGGAAAGTTTCAAGGAGGTGGAGACCTTGGTAGAGCAGCTTTGTGGCCTCTACCTGAGAGACCCTCAAAAGGTCATCCTGGAGGACCAGGACCAAAATTGCTCTCTGATGCAACATACACAC atgtTTTGTTCACTCTTGGAGCAATACATCCTCTGGCTCTACAAGGTTTCTGATAAGCTAGAGATGTTGGCTCGACCCACCGTATACAATGACAACACGAAGAGGTCACTTGCTGAGTATCAG AGATTTCAGCGAGAGGTGAGTAGCCATGAGCACCTGACCGCTCATGTTCTGCAAACCGGTGAGCTCCTTCTCAGCTGCATGGACAGCACATCCCCTT TGTTAAGAAACATGCTGCTTTTAATTGAGAGGCAGTCGAGAGCCATAGAGAATCACACCGAACACTTTGTGTCCTCCATCCTGTCTGCCATGGATGTGGACAATCAGACCCAACCTAATCAGCACAGCCATCCAGTTCAGCGGGACAAGTTGGAGAACCCTGGTGTGACAGAGTGA